A portion of the Cydia strobilella chromosome 5, ilCydStro3.1, whole genome shotgun sequence genome contains these proteins:
- the LOC134741672 gene encoding high mobility group protein DSP1 isoform X2, giving the protein MENSRSITCVHLIISTMSQNQSSPDPEQGTQQANGIQNHQSQEQNQAIQQQGQIQQLIQLNLRKELQQAHTLQQTLQQQPQQNQQQTLQQMLQQQQQQQQQQQQQQQQQQQHQQQQQQLQQSLQQTLSQAQAQALVQAQAVLQQQVAQTLQQQQQTLQDHLQAVQQQQIQAALQQQSATLQELQQQAQQQQQALIAQSANKTAAKMPRARAYNKPRGRMTAYAFFVQTCREEHKKKHPDENVVFAAFSKKCAERWNTMSEKEKQRFHEMAEGDKRRYDLEMQSYVPPKDVKIGRGRRRQQYKDPNAPKRSLSAFFWFCNDERSKVKANNPEYSMGDIAKELGRRWAAAEPETKSKYEALSEQDKARYDREMTAYKKGPLGLVQAPPQEVEDVGDFEADEEYK; this is encoded by the exons ATGGAAAATAGTCGATCCATTACGTGTGTTCATTTGATAATTAGTACAATG TCCCAGAACCAGTCAAGTCCAGATCCGGAGCAAGGCACACAGCAGGCAAATGGTATTCAGAACCATCAGTCGCAGGAGCAGAACCAGGCCATACAACAGCAGGGCCAGATACAGCAGCTCATCCAACTGAACTTGAGGAAGGAGTTGCAGCAAGCACACACTTTGCAGCAAACCTTGCAACAGCAGCCGCAGCAAAATCAACAGCAAACATTGCAGCAGATgctgcaacaacaacaacaacaacagcagcagcagcagcaacaacaacagcagCAGCAACAGCATCAACAACAGCAGCAACAGCTGCAACAGAGTTTACAGCAGACATTGAGCCAAGCTCAAGCGCAGGCCCTTGTACAAGCGCAAGCTGTGTTGCAGCAACAAGTTGCCCAGACATTGCAGCAACAGCAGCAAACACTGCAGGATCACTTGCAGGCTGTACAGCAACAACAAATACAGGCTGCATTGCAACAACAATCTGCAACATTACAA GAACTGCAGCAGCAAGCCCAACAGCAACAGCAGGCGTTAATAGCGCAGTCCGCGAACAAGACCGCCGCGAAAATGCCGCGCGCACGCGCGTACAACAAGCCGCGCGGTCGCATGACCGCGTACGCCTTCTTCGTGCAAACCTGTCGCGAGGAACATAAGAAGAAGCACCCTGATGAGAATGTTGTGTTCGCTGCCTTCTCAAAGAAGTGTGCCGAGCGATGGAAT ACGATGTCAGAAAAGGAGAAGCAGAGGTTCCACGAGATGGCAGAGGGGGACAAGAGGCGGTACGACCTGGAGATGCAGAGCTACGTACCGCCGAAGGACGTGAAGATCGGCCGCGGGCGCCGCCGCCAGCAGTACAAGGACCCCAACGCGCCGAAGCGATCGCT GTCGGCGTTCTTCTGGTTCTGCAACGACGAGCGCTCGAAGGTGAAGGCGAACAACCCCGAGTACTCGATGGGCGACATCGCCAAGGAGCTCGGCCGGCGCTGGGCCGCCGCCGAACCCGAGACCAAGTCCAAGTACGAGGCGCTCTCCGAGCAGGACAAGGCGAGATATGACAGG GAGATGACAGCGTACAAAAAGGGGCCACTAGGTTTAGTCCAGGCGCCCCCGCAGGAGGTCGAGGACGTCGGGGACTTCGAGGCCGACGAGGAGTACAAGTGA
- the LOC134741672 gene encoding high mobility group protein DSP1 isoform X3 — translation MLQQQQQQQQQQQQQQQQQQQHQQQQQQLQQSLQQTLSQAQAQALVQAQAVLQQQVAQTLQQQQQTLQDHLQAVQQQQIQAALQQQSATLQELQQQAQQQQQALIAQSANKTAAKMPRARAYNKPRGRMTAYAFFVQTCREEHKKKHPDENVVFAAFSKKCAERWNTMSEKEKQRFHEMAEGDKRRYDLEMQSYVPPKDVKIGRGRRRQQYKDPNAPKRSLSAFFWFCNDERSKVKANNPEYSMGDIAKELGRRWAAAEPETKSKYEALSEQDKARYDREMTAYKKGPLGLVQAPPQEVEDVGDFEADEEYK, via the exons ATgctgcaacaacaacaacaacaacagcagcagcagcagcaacaacaacagcagCAGCAACAGCATCAACAACAGCAGCAACAGCTGCAACAGAGTTTACAGCAGACATTGAGCCAAGCTCAAGCGCAGGCCCTTGTACAAGCGCAAGCTGTGTTGCAGCAACAAGTTGCCCAGACATTGCAGCAACAGCAGCAAACACTGCAGGATCACTTGCAGGCTGTACAGCAACAACAAATACAGGCTGCATTGCAACAACAATCTGCAACATTACAA GAACTGCAGCAGCAAGCCCAACAGCAACAGCAGGCGTTAATAGCGCAGTCCGCGAACAAGACCGCCGCGAAAATGCCGCGCGCACGCGCGTACAACAAGCCGCGCGGTCGCATGACCGCGTACGCCTTCTTCGTGCAAACCTGTCGCGAGGAACATAAGAAGAAGCACCCTGATGAGAATGTTGTGTTCGCTGCCTTCTCAAAGAAGTGTGCCGAGCGATGGAAT ACGATGTCAGAAAAGGAGAAGCAGAGGTTCCACGAGATGGCAGAGGGGGACAAGAGGCGGTACGACCTGGAGATGCAGAGCTACGTACCGCCGAAGGACGTGAAGATCGGCCGCGGGCGCCGCCGCCAGCAGTACAAGGACCCCAACGCGCCGAAGCGATCGCT GTCGGCGTTCTTCTGGTTCTGCAACGACGAGCGCTCGAAGGTGAAGGCGAACAACCCCGAGTACTCGATGGGCGACATCGCCAAGGAGCTCGGCCGGCGCTGGGCCGCCGCCGAACCCGAGACCAAGTCCAAGTACGAGGCGCTCTCCGAGCAGGACAAGGCGAGATATGACAGG GAGATGACAGCGTACAAAAAGGGGCCACTAGGTTTAGTCCAGGCGCCCCCGCAGGAGGTCGAGGACGTCGGGGACTTCGAGGCCGACGAGGAGTACAAGTGA
- the LOC134741672 gene encoding high mobility group protein DSP1 isoform X1 encodes MGDRGATGGAWGARDEASWWPGSAGDLQQQQQQQQQQINEEIARSTAAATHQLYTYKMTGGFPNNGGDNSTSSYDYRLVSGSNNREESPQQSWWYASGSVDSHQQASSPASQNQSSPDPEQGTQQANGIQNHQSQEQNQAIQQQGQIQQLIQLNLRKELQQAHTLQQTLQQQPQQNQQQTLQQMLQQQQQQQQQQQQQQQQQQQHQQQQQQLQQSLQQTLSQAQAQALVQAQAVLQQQVAQTLQQQQQTLQDHLQAVQQQQIQAALQQQSATLQELQQQAQQQQQALIAQSANKTAAKMPRARAYNKPRGRMTAYAFFVQTCREEHKKKHPDENVVFAAFSKKCAERWNTMSEKEKQRFHEMAEGDKRRYDLEMQSYVPPKDVKIGRGRRRQQYKDPNAPKRSLSAFFWFCNDERSKVKANNPEYSMGDIAKELGRRWAAAEPETKSKYEALSEQDKARYDREMTAYKKGPLGLVQAPPQEVEDVGDFEADEEYK; translated from the exons ATGGGGGATCGGGGCGCGACGGGGGGCGCTTGGGGTGCGCGCGATGAGGCCTCGTGGTGGCCTGGAAGCGCAGGGGATCTACAGCAGcagcaacaacagcaacaacaacaaataaatgaGGAAATTGCACGAAGCACAGCTGCTGCAACGCATCAGTTATACACATATAAAATGACTGGAGGTTTTCCAAATAATGGCGGTGATAACTCTACATCTAGTTACGATTACCGCCTTGTATCTGGCTCTAATAACAGAGAAGAATCTCCTCAGCAGTCTTGGTGGTATGCATCAGGATCAGTTGATTCTCACCAACAGGCGTCGTCTCCGGCG TCCCAGAACCAGTCAAGTCCAGATCCGGAGCAAGGCACACAGCAGGCAAATGGTATTCAGAACCATCAGTCGCAGGAGCAGAACCAGGCCATACAACAGCAGGGCCAGATACAGCAGCTCATCCAACTGAACTTGAGGAAGGAGTTGCAGCAAGCACACACTTTGCAGCAAACCTTGCAACAGCAGCCGCAGCAAAATCAACAGCAAACATTGCAGCAGATgctgcaacaacaacaacaacaacagcagcagcagcagcaacaacaacagcagCAGCAACAGCATCAACAACAGCAGCAACAGCTGCAACAGAGTTTACAGCAGACATTGAGCCAAGCTCAAGCGCAGGCCCTTGTACAAGCGCAAGCTGTGTTGCAGCAACAAGTTGCCCAGACATTGCAGCAACAGCAGCAAACACTGCAGGATCACTTGCAGGCTGTACAGCAACAACAAATACAGGCTGCATTGCAACAACAATCTGCAACATTACAA GAACTGCAGCAGCAAGCCCAACAGCAACAGCAGGCGTTAATAGCGCAGTCCGCGAACAAGACCGCCGCGAAAATGCCGCGCGCACGCGCGTACAACAAGCCGCGCGGTCGCATGACCGCGTACGCCTTCTTCGTGCAAACCTGTCGCGAGGAACATAAGAAGAAGCACCCTGATGAGAATGTTGTGTTCGCTGCCTTCTCAAAGAAGTGTGCCGAGCGATGGAAT ACGATGTCAGAAAAGGAGAAGCAGAGGTTCCACGAGATGGCAGAGGGGGACAAGAGGCGGTACGACCTGGAGATGCAGAGCTACGTACCGCCGAAGGACGTGAAGATCGGCCGCGGGCGCCGCCGCCAGCAGTACAAGGACCCCAACGCGCCGAAGCGATCGCT GTCGGCGTTCTTCTGGTTCTGCAACGACGAGCGCTCGAAGGTGAAGGCGAACAACCCCGAGTACTCGATGGGCGACATCGCCAAGGAGCTCGGCCGGCGCTGGGCCGCCGCCGAACCCGAGACCAAGTCCAAGTACGAGGCGCTCTCCGAGCAGGACAAGGCGAGATATGACAGG GAGATGACAGCGTACAAAAAGGGGCCACTAGGTTTAGTCCAGGCGCCCCCGCAGGAGGTCGAGGACGTCGGGGACTTCGAGGCCGACGAGGAGTACAAGTGA
- the LOC134741706 gene encoding histone deacetylase complex subunit SAP30 homolog, with protein MIQREYQMNNGFSTGEEDSRGNSDQICCLVDDSDRCRRSAGNAAYSKRIQKTVTQRRLKLNIDPQARHTYICDYHKNMIQCARTKQRRPKDSEDDSNEAEMDSPEVDWFSLQVNTLRRYKRHYKVPTRPGFNKAQLADAIQKHFKSLPVNEKEIMTYFIYMVKTNGNKLDQKNGITSDSV; from the exons ATGATTCAACGCGAGTATCAAATGAACAACGGGTTTAGTACAGGAGAAGAAGATTCTCGAGGAAATTCCGACCAAATATGTTGCCTTGTGGATGATAGCGATCGGTGCAGGCGATCCGCTGGCAACGCGGCGTACAGCAAACGCATCCAGAAGACGGTCACCCAGCGGCGGCTCAAGCTGAACATTGACCCTCAG gcaagacatacatacatttgtgacTATCACAAAAACATGATACAGTGTGCACGGACGAAGCAGAGGAGGCCAAAGGACTCAGAGGATGACAGTAACGAGGCAGAGATGGATTCGCCAGAGGTTGACTGGTTCTCACTGCAAGTGAACACCCTAAGGCGTTACAAGAGGCATTACAAGGTGCCTACGCGGCCCGGCTTCAACAAGGCTCAATTAGCAGAT GCTATACAGAAACACTTCAAGTCATTGCCAGTAAATGAGAAGGAGATtatgacatattttatttatatggtaaAGACAAATGGCAACAAGCTGGACCAAAAGAATGGAATCACCTCTGATTCTGTATAG
- the LOC134741686 gene encoding exosome complex component RRP45 has product MRESFLSNCEKSFLQRIISEGHRLDGRSYNESRNVGIAFGSQYGSCIVSLGETKVLAQVSCEVVQPKATRPNEGILYINVELGPMAAPQFEANRQTDLSVYLNRLLEKCYKDSKCIDLETLCIVAEEKVWSLRIDIKVLNHAGNLIECASISALTALAHFKRPDVTRNGDAVTIHTMSEKDPIPTVLYHYPVCLTFAIFSNDILISDPSLIEESVCTSSTDEGINTGGGLLVIGMNQYKELCLLDLTGAAIYNPNLVHKAILSAATRSKDVVDMIKTCIVSDDTKRQKRVKINFSDIITNEHVLSLSRRDVSIRLKHYNVDDVPPQDEDMKETESDGVEEVELNKYDVVSSVAQTGEVVFQKSASGWVEVSSESEEDCTVVE; this is encoded by the exons ATGAGGGAATCTTTTTTGTCTAACTGCGAAAAGAGCTTTTTACAAAGAATTATTTCAGAAGGACAT CGTCTCGATGGAAGAAGTTATAATGAAAGTAGAAATGTGGGTATAGCATTTGGTTCTCAATATGGTAGTTGTATTGTATCTCTGGGCGAGACAAA AGTTCTAGCACAAGTTTCTTGTGAAGTTGTGCAGCCTAAGGCCACAAGACCAAATGAGGGTATTTTGTACATAAATGTGGAATTAGGCCCCATGGCCGCCCCTCAGTTTGAAGCTAACCGCCAGACAGACCTCTCTGTGTATCTTAATAGACTGCTTGAGAAATGCTATAAGGACTCCAAATGTATTGATTTGGAAACACTTTGCATTGTTGCAGAAGAAAAG GTATGGTCACTACGGATAGACATAAAAGTCCTAAACCATGCTGGGAACCTTATTGAATGTGCCAGTATATCAGCACTTACAGCACTCGCTCATTTCAAGAGACCTGACGTCACTCGCAATGGCGACGCTGTCACTATACACACTATGTCAGAAAAGGATCCCATTCCCACTGTGCTATATCACTATCCAGTATGCCTGACTTTTGCTATATTTAGTAATGA CATACTTATATCTGACCCCAGTCTAATAGAAGAGTCAGTATGCACAAGCAGTACAGACGAGGGCATCAACACCGGTGGTGGCCTTTTAGTTATCGGCATGAACCAGTACAAGGAACTCTGCTTACTAGATCTGACAGGCGCCGCTATCTACAACCCTAACTTGGTACACAAAGCCATCTTAAGCGCAGCCACTAGGAGTAAAGATGTTGTTGATATGATCAAGACCTGTATTGTTAGTGATGACACAAAGAG ACAAAAACGAGTGAAAATAAACTTCTCAGACATAATAACAAACGAGCACGTGCTGTCTCTAAGCAGACGCGACGTGAGCATTCGACTCAAGCATTACAACGTGGACGACGTTCCGCCGCAAGATGAGGACATGAAGGAAACTGAAAGCGATGGCGTGGAGGAAGTGGAACTCAACAAATATGATG TTGTTTCTTCAGTGGCTCAAACTGGTGAAGTTGTATTTCAGAAGAGTGCTTCAGGATGGGTGGAGGTTTCTTCAGAATCAGAAGAAGACTGTACTGTAGTGGAGTAA